A stretch of the Salarias fasciatus chromosome 3, fSalaFa1.1, whole genome shotgun sequence genome encodes the following:
- the rps4x gene encoding small ribosomal subunit protein eS4 — protein MARGPKKHLKRVAAPKHWMLDKLTGVFAPRPSTGPHKLRECLPLIIFLRNRLKYALTGDEVKKICMQRFIKIDGKVRTDVTYPAGFMDVISIEKTGEHFRLIYDVKGRFTVHRITAEEAKYKLCKVKKILIGTKGIPHLVTHDARTIRYPDPLIKVNDTVRIDLDTGKITDFIKFDTGNLCMVTGGANLGRIGVITNRERHPGSFDVVHVKDSTGNSFATRLSNIFVIGKGNKPWVSLPRGKGIRLTIAEERDKRLAAKQGSS, from the exons ATG GCAAGAGGACCGAAGAAGCACCTGAAGCGCGTCGCAGCGCCGAAGCACTGGATGCTGGACAAGCTGACCGGAGTGTTT GCTCCTCGTCCCTCCACCGGTCCCCACAAGCTGAGGGAGTGCCTGCCCCTCATCATCTTCCTGAGGAATCGCCTCAAGTACGCCCTGACCGGCGACGAGGTGAAGAAGATCTGCATGCAGAGGTTCATCAAGATCGACGGCAAAGTCCGCACCGATGTCACCTACCCCGCCGGGTTCATGG ATGTGATCAGCATTGAGAAGACCGGCGAGCACTTCCGTCTGATCTACGATGTGAAGGGACGCTTCACCGTCCACCGCATCACCGCCGAGGAGGCCAAG TACAAGCTGTGCAAGGTGAAGAAGATCCTCATCGGCACCAAGGGGATCCCCCACCTGGTGACCCACGACGCCCGCACCATCCGCTACCCCGACCCCCTCATCAAGGTCAACGACACAGTCCGCATCGACCTGGACACCGGCAAGATCACAGACTTCATCAAGTTCGACACCG GTAACCTGTGCATGGTGACCGGCGGCGCCAACTTGGGGCGTATCGGTGTGATCACCAACCGGGAGCGTCACCCCGGGTCCTTCGACGTCGTGCACGTCAAGGACAGCACGGGCAACAGCTTCGCCACCAGGCTCTCCAACATCTTTGTGATTGGCAAG GGCAACAAGCCGTGGGTGTCCCTGCCCAGAGGAAAGGGAATCCGTCTGACCATCGCCGAGGAGAGAGACAAGAGGCTGGCCGCCAAGCAAGGCAGCAGCTAG
- the LOC115384702 gene encoding ras-related protein Rab-38, with protein MQQERLLKVLVIGDLGVGKTSIIKRYVHQVFSQHYRATIGVDFALKVLQWDQHTVVRLQLWDIAGQERYGNMTRVYYREAVGALVVFDMTRLSTFQAVLKWKGDLDSKVALSNGRPVPAVLLANKCDQRRLGLCPKLPKLEAFSQEYGFVGWFETSAKDNTNIDDAISCLMKSVMAVEEERAANGGARAEADGGVLVLPRFDYNMKEKRLGGCSGCDSAKPKERD; from the exons ATGCAGCAGGAGCGTCTCCTCAAAGTCCTGGTCATCGGAGACCTGGGCGTGGGGAAGACCTCCATCATCAAGCGCTACGTGCACCAGGTGTTCTCCCAGCACTACCGGGCCACCATCGGGGTGGACTTCGCCCTCAAGGTGCTGCAGTGGGACCAGCACACCGTGGTGCGGCTGCAGCTCTGGGACATCGCCG GGCAGGAGCGCTACGGCAACATGACGCGGGTGTACTACCGGGAGGCGGTGGGCGCGCTGGTCGTCTTCGACATGACCCGGCTCTCCACCTTCCAGGCGGTCCTCAAGTGGAAGGGGGACCTGGACTCCAAG GTCGCCCTGAGCAACGGCAGGCCGGTTCCAGCCGTCCTGCTGGCCAACAAGTGCGACCAGCGCCGCCTGGGCCTGTGCCCCAAGCTGCCCAAGCTGGAGGCCTTCTCCCAGGAGTACGGCTTCGTCGGCTGGTTCGAGACCTCCGCCAAG GACAACACCAACATCGACGACGCCATCAGCTGTCTGATGAAGAGCGTCATGgccgtggaggaggagagggcggCCAACGGCGGCGCCAGGGCCGAGGCGGACGGCGGCGTCCTGGTGCTGCCTCGCTTCGACTACAACATGAAGGAGAAGCGGCTCGGCGGATGCTCGGGGTGCGACTCGGCCAAGCCCAAAGAGCGCGACTGA